In the genome of Gordonia rubripertincta, one region contains:
- a CDS encoding phosphatase PAP2 family protein, translating to MISDSDARPRTTSARRPRRALSRLSASVVAMAAAVVATAALVAPTQAAPAKPTPTPFPIGDLARLYPSDVSSFPGGIYLQPIETFSALRRGHPEIMAQNLAEVVAINQAAAADPALQRRALTDAHDDPLVTMSDAFGQKLGRHFRDALAAGRLPKTKAIFSDYLARGGGIANATLVEKHVFDNDRPFVVAPKRIRKYTRAGENEYDALGMNPSFPSGHAGMFFWRGTLLALMLPEFAPQFLTRASEGGYHRVVLGVHYPLDVIGGAMVGQAAAADRWNDPEFNRLLRASAAEIRRELEWRCGAPLSICIEQDTPYLADDEAQRIYTGRLTYGFSRIASPTHRMVVPQQAVDMISPAFPSLTDAQRRQILVATAHPAGYPLDDQRPGRASWQRLDLVRAYTAQVTVDGNGDVTVH from the coding sequence GTGATCTCGGACAGCGACGCCCGACCCCGTACGACTTCCGCACGTCGCCCGCGGCGGGCCCTCTCGCGGTTGTCGGCGTCTGTCGTCGCCATGGCAGCCGCCGTCGTCGCGACCGCCGCTTTGGTCGCACCCACACAGGCCGCACCCGCGAAGCCCACGCCGACGCCGTTCCCGATCGGCGACCTCGCCCGGCTCTATCCGTCGGATGTCTCCTCGTTTCCCGGCGGCATCTACCTGCAGCCCATCGAGACGTTCAGCGCGCTGCGCCGGGGCCACCCCGAGATCATGGCGCAGAACCTCGCCGAGGTCGTGGCGATCAACCAGGCCGCGGCGGCCGACCCCGCCCTGCAGCGGCGCGCACTCACCGACGCCCACGACGATCCGCTCGTCACGATGTCCGACGCGTTCGGGCAGAAACTAGGCCGCCACTTCCGGGACGCACTGGCCGCCGGCCGACTACCCAAGACCAAGGCGATCTTCAGCGACTACCTTGCACGCGGCGGCGGCATCGCCAACGCGACGCTCGTCGAGAAGCACGTCTTCGACAACGACCGCCCGTTCGTCGTCGCCCCCAAACGAATCCGGAAGTACACACGCGCCGGTGAGAACGAATACGACGCGCTCGGAATGAACCCGTCCTTCCCGTCCGGACACGCGGGCATGTTCTTCTGGCGCGGAACCCTTCTCGCCCTGATGCTTCCCGAATTCGCCCCGCAGTTCCTCACGCGGGCTTCCGAAGGCGGTTACCACCGCGTCGTGCTCGGCGTGCACTACCCGCTCGACGTGATCGGCGGCGCCATGGTCGGTCAGGCCGCGGCCGCCGACCGCTGGAACGACCCGGAATTCAACCGCCTGCTCCGCGCCTCCGCCGCCGAGATCCGGCGTGAGCTCGAATGGCGTTGCGGCGCCCCGTTGTCCATCTGCATCGAGCAGGACACCCCGTATCTGGCCGACGACGAGGCGCAGCGCATCTACACCGGTCGCCTCACGTACGGCTTCAGCCGGATCGCATCACCCACCCATCGAATGGTGGTCCCGCAGCAGGCCGTCGACATGATCTCCCCCGCGTTCCCGTCGCTGACCGATGCGCAGCGCCGCCAAATCCTGGTCGCGACCGCGCATCCCGCCGGTTACCCGCTCGACGACCAGCGCCCGGGCCGCGCCTCCTGGCAGCGACTCGACCTCGTGCGGGCTTACACCGCCCAGGTGACCGTGGACGGAAACGGCGACGTCACCGTTCACTGA
- a CDS encoding IS630 family transposase — MATRGPRAVDIVLTDDERRELEGWARRRTTASGLAMRSRIVLAAADGGSNTEVAQRLGLNRGTVRRWRGRFVEHRCEGLLDEPRPGRPRTVDDEQIKNLITATLETTPTNATHWSTRAMAEHLDMSQSTVSRVWRAFGLAPHKQDSWKLSKDPMFTEKVRDVVGLYMNPPERALVLCVDEKTQIQALDRTQPIFPMLPGTPQRASHDYVRNGTSSLYAALDIASGKVIGSLHSRHRATEFIGFLRKIDAEVPDELDVHLVMDNASTHKTPAVKRWLTAHPRFVVHFTPTSSSWMNLVERWFAELTTKKLQRSTHRTVRALNADIRAWIETWNDNPRPYVWVKTADQILDSIAHYCTRINDSGQ; from the coding sequence ATGGCAACCCGGGGTCCGCGAGCAGTGGATATTGTTCTGACTGATGACGAGCGCCGTGAGCTCGAAGGGTGGGCGCGTCGGCGAACGACGGCCTCGGGTTTGGCGATGCGCTCACGAATCGTTCTCGCCGCCGCTGATGGCGGTTCGAATACTGAAGTGGCACAACGACTCGGCCTCAACCGAGGTACCGTGCGGCGCTGGCGAGGCCGGTTCGTCGAGCACCGCTGCGAGGGGTTGCTCGACGAACCCCGGCCTGGGCGACCTCGCACCGTCGACGACGAGCAGATCAAAAACTTGATCACCGCGACTCTCGAGACCACTCCGACGAATGCGACACACTGGTCGACGCGGGCGATGGCCGAGCATCTCGACATGTCACAGTCAACCGTGTCGCGTGTATGGAGAGCGTTCGGATTGGCTCCACACAAACAGGATTCGTGGAAGCTGTCGAAAGATCCCATGTTCACCGAGAAGGTCCGCGACGTCGTCGGGCTCTACATGAACCCACCCGAACGTGCCCTGGTGCTCTGCGTTGACGAGAAGACCCAGATCCAAGCGCTCGATCGCACCCAGCCGATCTTTCCCATGCTCCCGGGCACCCCGCAACGGGCCAGCCACGACTACGTGCGCAACGGCACCTCCAGCCTGTACGCGGCGTTGGACATCGCGTCGGGCAAAGTCATCGGTTCGCTTCACTCACGGCATCGCGCAACGGAATTCATCGGATTCCTCCGCAAGATCGACGCCGAGGTACCCGACGAGCTCGACGTCCACCTGGTCATGGACAATGCCTCCACCCACAAGACACCCGCGGTCAAGCGATGGCTGACCGCGCACCCGCGGTTTGTTGTCCACTTCACTCCCACCAGCTCATCCTGGATGAACCTCGTCGAACGCTGGTTCGCCGAACTGACCACCAAGAAACTCCAACGCTCCACCCATCGCACCGTACGAGCACTCAATGCCGACATCAGAGCGTGGATCGAGACCTGGAACGACAACCCCCGCCCCTACGTGTGGGTCAAGACCGCTGACCAGATCCTCGACTCCATCGCCCACTACTGCACACGAATTAATGACTCAGGACAATAG
- a CDS encoding ABC transporter ATP-binding protein, with amino-acid sequence MSEATVPERTTLLHTGGLSVRYGGVSANSDVDITVGAEEIVGLIGPNGAGKTTFVDAVTGFTKATGTVSLAGERLEKASPHRRRRAGMARTWQAGELFTDLSVSQNLAVAVQPVGLRAMLSDVINGSRPPAETIDHALDLVGLRDAADQLPGELTLGQQKLVGVARALVGGTRLVLLDEPAAGLDTHESRDFGAELRRIAATGIGILLIDHDMSLVLDVCDRLYVLDFGKVIASGTPAAIQDDPAVISAYLGSPEVDPDAVAERDTTESSGESPDLATGTGPTTPEENR; translated from the coding sequence GTGTCTGAGGCGACGGTCCCGGAACGGACCACCCTGCTCCACACCGGTGGGCTCTCCGTCCGCTACGGCGGTGTCAGCGCCAACTCCGACGTCGACATCACGGTCGGCGCCGAAGAGATCGTCGGCCTGATCGGCCCCAACGGTGCGGGCAAGACCACTTTCGTCGACGCCGTCACCGGCTTCACCAAGGCCACCGGCACCGTCTCGCTGGCCGGTGAGCGCCTCGAGAAGGCCTCGCCGCACCGTCGGCGGCGGGCGGGAATGGCACGCACCTGGCAGGCCGGCGAGCTGTTCACCGACCTCAGCGTCTCCCAGAACCTAGCCGTCGCCGTCCAGCCCGTCGGCCTGCGCGCGATGTTGTCGGACGTGATCAACGGCTCGCGGCCGCCCGCCGAGACCATCGACCACGCACTCGATCTCGTCGGTCTGCGCGACGCCGCCGATCAGCTTCCCGGCGAACTCACCCTGGGACAACAGAAGCTGGTGGGGGTGGCCCGGGCCCTGGTCGGCGGGACCCGACTCGTCCTGCTCGACGAGCCCGCGGCCGGCCTCGACACCCATGAGAGCCGCGACTTCGGTGCCGAACTGCGGCGCATCGCCGCCACCGGCATCGGCATACTTCTCATCGACCACGACATGTCGCTGGTCCTCGACGTCTGCGACCGCCTTTACGTGCTCGACTTCGGGAAGGTCATCGCCAGCGGCACACCCGCCGCCATCCAGGACGACCCGGCGGTGATCTCCGCGTACCTGGGCAGCCCGGAGGTGGACCCGGATGCGGTCGCCGAGCGCGACACAACCGAGTCATCCGGCGAATCACCGGATCTCGCAACCGGAACCGGACCGACCACACCTGAGGAGAACCGATGA
- a CDS encoding ABC transporter ATP-binding protein, producing the protein MSTTIDASSASPVLELDDITVGYGGVPAVRGLSASVRAGEILALLGPNGAGKTTTLLATVGALPLISGTVTALGEPIDHHIERNARRGVTLVPDTRGLFHKLSVSDNLRLAKHKNGTELDTVFGYFPKLKTMRSRQCGNLSGGEQQMLALAKALLARPRVLLIDEMSLGLSPVAVQDLLPRLRSFADEHRMAVVLVEQDIDLALGIADSAIILHHGRVALSASAADLRSRRDLVEAAYFGRTISEQAS; encoded by the coding sequence ATGAGCACGACGATCGACGCCTCCTCGGCGTCCCCTGTCCTCGAACTCGACGACATCACCGTCGGCTACGGCGGGGTGCCCGCCGTACGCGGCCTGAGTGCCTCGGTGCGCGCCGGAGAGATCCTGGCGCTGCTCGGCCCCAACGGAGCAGGCAAGACGACCACGCTGCTCGCCACCGTCGGCGCCCTACCGCTGATATCGGGCACCGTCACCGCGCTCGGGGAGCCGATCGACCATCACATCGAACGCAACGCCCGCCGCGGCGTGACCCTGGTCCCCGACACCCGCGGCCTCTTCCACAAGCTGTCGGTCTCGGACAACCTGCGACTTGCCAAGCACAAGAACGGAACCGAACTCGACACGGTCTTCGGGTACTTCCCGAAACTGAAGACCATGCGCTCGCGGCAGTGCGGCAACCTGTCCGGCGGCGAGCAGCAGATGCTCGCCCTGGCCAAGGCACTCCTCGCGCGCCCGCGCGTTCTGCTCATCGACGAGATGAGTCTCGGACTGTCTCCGGTCGCCGTGCAGGATCTGCTCCCGCGACTACGCTCGTTCGCCGACGAGCACCGGATGGCGGTGGTCCTCGTCGAGCAAGACATCGACCTCGCCCTCGGGATCGCGGACTCGGCGATCATCCTCCATCACGGCCGGGTGGCCCTGTCGGCGAGCGCCGCCGATCTGCGCAGCCGACGAGACCTGGTGGAGGCCGCGTACTTCGGCCGCACCATCTCCGAGCAGGCCTCCTGA
- a CDS encoding TetR/AcrR family transcriptional regulator has translation MATADDPHTDDRSAPGTERSPEGRAGHERPARSTRNRPTDEQLLDAACEVIAEVGADRATMTAIAERGGTTRVTLYAHFGSRDDLVARVINRELDTFTSFMFRVYDESEDMPYGARARYSVQCLFDYARNHPAGLRVLMGHSEGHGNRRLYAALEPRIAARLRKNYADSGAGIAASADTLASLLLGMSLDVAHRALIVDGAGIDEACDLAITATMAVLRDVRPEQLQALDASLEER, from the coding sequence GTGGCCACCGCCGACGATCCGCACACCGACGATCGATCTGCACCGGGGACCGAGCGGTCCCCCGAGGGACGGGCCGGGCACGAACGCCCGGCCCGCAGCACCAGGAATCGCCCGACCGACGAGCAACTGCTCGATGCCGCCTGCGAGGTGATCGCCGAGGTGGGTGCCGACCGCGCGACGATGACCGCGATCGCCGAACGCGGTGGCACCACCCGGGTGACGCTCTACGCACACTTCGGGTCCCGCGATGATCTCGTCGCCCGCGTGATCAACCGCGAACTCGACACGTTCACCTCGTTCATGTTCCGCGTCTATGACGAGAGCGAGGACATGCCCTACGGGGCGCGGGCGCGGTACTCGGTACAGTGCCTCTTCGACTACGCCCGGAACCATCCTGCGGGCCTGCGGGTCCTCATGGGACACAGCGAGGGCCACGGCAATCGGCGCCTGTACGCCGCTCTCGAACCGAGGATCGCCGCACGGCTGCGCAAGAACTACGCCGACAGCGGCGCCGGGATCGCCGCCAGCGCGGACACCCTCGCGTCGCTGCTGCTCGGCATGAGCCTCGACGTCGCGCATCGTGCGCTCATCGTCGACGGCGCCGGCATCGACGAGGCCTGCGACCTCGCCATCACCGCCACCATGGCCGTGCTCCGCGACGTCCGGCCGGAACAGCTCCAGGCACTCGACGCGTCGCTCGAAGAACGCTGA
- a CDS encoding oxygenase MpaB family protein: MGRIPTDLVNADLAVQRYGEAGRVWLAQMWLADPLADAVAADSHPGGSTTTVLRRALAHGIGSLDESTESMRDLFALLDDEPDWVDHDRMARAADALIVNTAPLGIVLGAASLVRGAGNTIAAKPLAITGRYVSHPAMRSVEVGEWLSQVITPGGMRRDGNGFAYTVRVRMIHAHVRQMLWERGDWDENAWGVPIPQPYMAFTIAEFGHIAIDAMHTLGVRFTDRELEDIYHLWRYVGHVVGMSPELDPACEADHVRIEELYRLTSPGPGPDDHDFVVALTEDYLVPELANALPGPRVLRDRLATNLMYGLQRVFIGDHDADALGIPDGRIKHVLGRVGPALALAGSAQRLGGPRRARARIEKAYRVRDAEMARMRDDYGVTHGLVDAAANSASSGQPPVDGPTAQPPNAPAAVTSSVRQ, encoded by the coding sequence ATGGGGCGGATACCGACTGATCTGGTCAACGCCGACCTGGCCGTACAGCGATACGGTGAGGCCGGACGAGTCTGGCTCGCCCAGATGTGGCTCGCCGATCCCCTCGCCGACGCAGTGGCGGCCGACTCGCATCCGGGCGGGTCGACGACCACCGTGCTCCGGAGAGCGCTCGCCCACGGGATCGGATCGCTTGACGAGTCCACCGAGTCGATGCGGGACCTGTTCGCTCTTCTCGACGACGAGCCGGACTGGGTCGACCACGATCGGATGGCCCGGGCCGCGGACGCGCTCATCGTCAACACCGCGCCGCTCGGCATCGTGCTGGGCGCGGCCTCGCTGGTGCGCGGCGCGGGCAACACGATCGCCGCCAAACCGCTTGCGATCACCGGACGCTATGTGTCACACCCGGCGATGCGGTCGGTGGAGGTGGGGGAGTGGCTGAGTCAGGTCATCACCCCGGGCGGGATGCGCCGCGACGGAAACGGTTTCGCCTACACCGTGCGCGTCCGCATGATCCACGCGCACGTACGGCAGATGCTGTGGGAGCGCGGGGACTGGGACGAAAATGCTTGGGGCGTACCGATTCCGCAGCCGTACATGGCGTTCACGATCGCCGAGTTCGGCCACATCGCGATCGACGCGATGCACACCCTCGGGGTCCGGTTCACCGACCGTGAGCTCGAGGACATCTACCACCTCTGGCGTTACGTCGGCCATGTCGTCGGGATGAGCCCCGAACTCGATCCGGCGTGCGAGGCCGATCATGTCCGCATCGAAGAGCTGTACCGCCTGACGTCACCGGGACCCGGGCCCGACGATCACGACTTCGTGGTCGCTCTCACCGAGGACTATCTCGTCCCGGAGCTCGCCAATGCACTGCCCGGACCGCGTGTCCTGCGAGACCGCTTGGCCACCAACCTCATGTACGGGTTGCAGCGGGTGTTCATCGGCGATCACGACGCCGATGCCCTGGGTATACCGGACGGGAGGATCAAGCACGTCCTCGGTCGGGTCGGCCCGGCTCTCGCGCTGGCCGGCTCGGCGCAGCGTCTGGGCGGTCCACGGCGCGCTCGTGCTCGGATCGAGAAGGCCTACCGCGTGCGCGATGCCGAGATGGCCCGGATGCGCGACGACTACGGGGTCACCCATGGTCTGGTCGATGCGGCCGCGAACTCCGCATCGTCGGGCCAGCCGCCGGTCGACGGTCCGACTGCTCAGCCGCCGAATGCGCCTGCAGCGGTGACGTCCTCGGTCAGGCAGTAG
- a CDS encoding MFS transporter encodes MTSTTPEVETGTAPPRARAILVALILVAGVANINLAVANVALPDIGKDLDASSTQLNLIAVGYSLGLAASVLYFGALGDRHGRKRMLVFGMALSIPASLVAGFAPNVEVLFSARLVGGIAAGLAFPTTLAVITALWSGAKRTRAIAAWSAFGGAISALGPVMSGGLLEVFDWHSVFLVTLPLAVLALAAAWWLVPTDTGDEAAVVDNLGGIVSIVMVGSLVLAINFAPNGDQRLQVYILATIAVVAGAGFVWRQLRVRVPLFDLRIASRRTFWVAALGGLIVFGTLMGAMFIGQQYMQNVLGYSTLAAGATILPAAGAMVVVAPRSAKLVQSMGSRSTLLSGYAFIVLGLVFAMLTWDEHAHFWHVGLVYVLVGIGVGLAGTPASQSLTGSVPVQRAGMASSMSDLQRDLGGAILQSTLGAILTAGYANQLRETIANSPQANQVTEQTEAALTKSFSSAEVLAERYPQYADQIMGAARDAFVHGDNRAYGAAAAIVLVGAAIVFVYYPDHDGERAAMAEYAKQRRL; translated from the coding sequence ATGACGTCGACGACGCCCGAGGTGGAAACGGGTACCGCACCGCCACGCGCGCGTGCGATCCTCGTCGCCCTGATTCTCGTTGCAGGCGTGGCGAACATCAACCTCGCGGTGGCCAACGTCGCCCTGCCCGACATCGGCAAGGACCTCGACGCCAGTTCGACGCAGCTCAATCTCATCGCTGTCGGGTACTCGCTGGGGCTCGCCGCGTCGGTGTTGTACTTCGGTGCGCTCGGAGATCGCCACGGCCGCAAGCGAATGCTCGTGTTCGGCATGGCGCTGTCGATCCCGGCGTCGCTGGTGGCCGGTTTTGCGCCGAACGTCGAGGTCTTGTTCAGTGCCCGACTCGTCGGCGGTATCGCGGCCGGTCTGGCCTTCCCGACGACCCTCGCGGTGATCACCGCACTCTGGTCGGGGGCCAAGCGCACCCGGGCGATCGCCGCCTGGTCGGCGTTCGGTGGAGCGATCTCCGCTCTCGGCCCGGTGATGTCGGGTGGGCTCCTGGAGGTGTTCGACTGGCATTCGGTGTTCTTGGTGACCCTGCCGCTGGCAGTGCTCGCGCTGGCGGCGGCATGGTGGCTGGTGCCCACCGACACCGGTGACGAGGCCGCGGTCGTCGACAACCTCGGCGGCATCGTCTCGATCGTCATGGTCGGTTCGCTCGTCCTCGCGATCAACTTCGCGCCCAACGGCGATCAGCGACTGCAGGTCTACATCCTCGCCACCATCGCTGTCGTCGCCGGCGCCGGATTCGTGTGGCGGCAACTCCGCGTCCGTGTTCCGCTCTTCGACCTCCGCATCGCGTCCCGTCGGACCTTCTGGGTCGCGGCGCTCGGCGGACTCATCGTCTTCGGCACGCTCATGGGCGCGATGTTCATCGGCCAGCAGTACATGCAAAACGTGCTCGGCTATTCGACCCTCGCCGCGGGCGCGACGATCCTGCCCGCCGCCGGCGCGATGGTCGTCGTCGCACCGCGGTCGGCCAAACTCGTGCAGAGCATGGGGTCTCGGTCCACCCTGCTGTCCGGTTACGCCTTCATCGTTCTCGGGCTGGTGTTCGCGATGCTCACCTGGGATGAGCACGCCCACTTCTGGCACGTCGGGCTCGTCTATGTCCTCGTCGGCATCGGCGTGGGCCTGGCCGGCACCCCGGCGTCGCAGTCACTCACCGGATCGGTGCCGGTCCAGCGCGCGGGCATGGCATCGAGCATGTCGGACCTGCAACGCGACCTCGGGGGAGCCATCCTGCAGTCGACGCTCGGTGCCATCCTCACGGCCGGGTACGCCAACCAGCTGCGGGAGACGATCGCGAACTCCCCGCAGGCGAATCAGGTCACCGAACAGACCGAGGCGGCGCTGACCAAGTCCTTCTCCAGCGCCGAGGTACTCGCCGAGCGCTATCCGCAGTACGCCGATCAGATCATGGGCGCCGCCCGGGACGCCTTCGTGCACGGGGACAACCGTGCCTACGGTGCCGCCGCGGCGATCGTGCTGGTGGGTGCCGCCATCGTGTTCGTCTACTACCCGGATCACGACGGCGAGCGCGCGGCCATGGCCGAGTACGCGAAGCAGCGCAGGCTCTGA
- a CDS encoding ATP-grasp domain-containing protein, which translates to MDSAGRAHVLITFGRSFLSLELARLMAAGGHRVTTVDSIPVAISRFSNAVGEFHRVPPPKFEPLEYCRALARIVEENDVDMVIPVHEETDIIAMLAELFPPTCRLFLSDFDIENRLHHKYEFQELLVELGIPTRKFARVAGPEDAGSLDFGKPFALKRCYSRGSQKVHKVQPGDPLTWLEHDEQNPWVAQEWVSGDKYCTYSVCHEGRIYAHATYPVDYAIDGSSCLNFRSVDHPRIQAWVADIVERVNFTGQIGFDFIEDGPDDDLFCIECNPRATSGIMMFSPEDGVDRAFLGTSDPDSEIITPAPGVDKMIGLGMMLYGWRAASRNGRTLRQFARDFRGASDVITRSGDQKPAVLLPLAYAGILRSCVKYRVGLAEGFMHDHEWDGLRISL; encoded by the coding sequence GTGGACAGCGCTGGACGAGCTCATGTTTTGATCACCTTCGGTAGGTCGTTCCTCTCGCTGGAACTCGCACGACTCATGGCCGCGGGTGGTCATCGCGTGACGACCGTCGACTCGATACCCGTCGCCATCAGCAGATTCTCCAACGCGGTGGGCGAATTCCACCGTGTCCCACCGCCGAAGTTCGAGCCGCTCGAGTACTGCCGTGCCCTCGCGCGGATCGTCGAGGAGAACGACGTGGACATGGTGATCCCGGTGCACGAGGAAACCGACATCATCGCGATGCTGGCCGAACTGTTCCCGCCGACGTGCCGGCTCTTCCTCTCCGATTTCGACATCGAGAACCGGCTGCACCACAAATACGAATTCCAGGAACTGCTCGTCGAACTCGGAATCCCCACGCGCAAGTTCGCGCGGGTCGCCGGGCCCGAGGATGCGGGTTCGCTCGACTTCGGCAAGCCCTTCGCGCTCAAGCGGTGTTATTCGCGCGGTTCGCAGAAGGTGCACAAGGTGCAGCCGGGGGACCCGCTCACGTGGCTCGAGCACGACGAGCAGAACCCGTGGGTCGCGCAGGAATGGGTGTCGGGCGACAAGTACTGCACCTACTCGGTGTGCCACGAGGGCCGGATCTATGCGCACGCCACCTATCCGGTCGACTACGCCATCGACGGCAGCTCATGCCTGAACTTCCGGTCCGTCGACCATCCGCGGATCCAGGCGTGGGTCGCCGACATCGTCGAGCGCGTCAACTTCACCGGGCAGATCGGCTTCGACTTCATCGAGGACGGACCGGACGACGATCTGTTCTGCATCGAGTGCAATCCGCGTGCGACGAGTGGCATCATGATGTTCTCCCCGGAGGACGGCGTCGACCGAGCCTTCCTCGGTACCTCCGACCCCGACTCCGAGATCATCACGCCCGCACCGGGTGTCGACAAGATGATCGGTCTCGGCATGATGCTCTACGGCTGGCGTGCGGCCTCTCGCAACGGCCGGACGCTCCGGCAGTTCGCTCGCGACTTCCGCGGCGCGTCGGACGTGATCACCCGGTCCGGCGACCAGAAGCCTGCGGTCCTGCTCCCGCTCGCCTACGCGGGCATCCTCCGCAGCTGTGTGAAGTACCGGGTCGGGCTCGCCGAGGGTTTCATGCACGACCACGAGTGGGACGGTCTGCGGATCAGCCTCTGA
- a CDS encoding DMT family transporter has protein sequence MQLFVVGVIAACLAAVAYGMSTVLRALGARRVAAAAAEEGKGITTETGAPTISSTMSTFVDPAFILGTTMVVFGFAGGALAARFLPLFLSQTIVSANLVVTALLGTIILNIALHTREWVAIWLVVMSLCLLGVSSSHHTGGGEEVGFHWGLFLATLALCAFALVAVYNLGSAAGAIVGGAAAGLLFGIIAIAVRILDGVDPFDPVALLTDPAAWTIAAAGAVGFYIQTVALQLGAVNGVTAVLVVGETAGPSLVGVVFLEDSAKPGLGWLAILGFVGAVIGAVLVAWYGSVDPDHLGEAPPMKGGWRRGREEPEGSESEEVGAENYAPDEFDPDSFEADSFEAEVFEAEFRSDPDDPGARTDDAGPRPDGSAPDDRSVGSRDSRRN, from the coding sequence ATGCAACTGTTCGTGGTCGGCGTCATCGCCGCATGCCTGGCTGCTGTCGCATACGGCATGTCGACAGTTCTCCGTGCGCTCGGCGCGCGTCGTGTGGCCGCGGCCGCCGCCGAAGAGGGCAAGGGCATCACGACCGAGACCGGTGCACCCACCATCTCCTCGACGATGTCGACCTTCGTCGATCCCGCCTTCATTCTCGGCACCACGATGGTCGTCTTCGGTTTCGCCGGCGGAGCGCTCGCCGCGCGGTTCCTCCCGCTCTTCCTGTCGCAGACCATCGTGTCGGCGAACCTCGTCGTCACCGCGCTCCTCGGCACGATCATCCTCAACATCGCCCTGCACACCCGCGAATGGGTCGCCATCTGGCTCGTCGTGATGTCGCTGTGCCTGCTCGGTGTCTCGTCGTCGCATCACACCGGCGGCGGCGAAGAGGTCGGTTTCCACTGGGGCCTCTTCCTGGCGACCCTCGCGTTGTGCGCCTTCGCGCTCGTCGCCGTCTACAACCTCGGTTCGGCCGCCGGCGCCATCGTCGGTGGTGCCGCCGCAGGCCTGTTGTTCGGCATCATCGCCATCGCGGTCCGCATCCTCGACGGCGTCGATCCCTTCGATCCGGTCGCCCTCCTGACCGACCCGGCGGCGTGGACCATCGCCGCGGCCGGCGCGGTCGGTTTCTACATCCAGACCGTCGCCCTCCAGCTCGGCGCCGTCAACGGCGTGACTGCCGTGCTGGTGGTCGGTGAGACCGCCGGGCCCAGCCTGGTCGGCGTCGTGTTCCTCGAGGACTCGGCCAAGCCCGGACTCGGCTGGCTCGCGATCCTCGGGTTCGTCGGTGCCGTCATCGGCGCCGTGTTGGTGGCCTGGTACGGCTCGGTCGACCCCGACCATCTCGGCGAGGCACCGCCGATGAAAGGCGGCTGGCGTCGCGGACGCGAGGAACCGGAGGGCTCCGAGTCCGAAGAGGTCGGTGCCGAGAACTACGCCCCCGACGAGTTCGACCCGGATTCGTTCGAGGCGGATTCGTTCGAGGCGGAGGTCTTCGAGGCGGAGTTCCGCAGCGACCCGGATGATCCCGGCGCGCGCACCGACGACGCCGGGCCGCGTCCGGACGGCTCCGCTCCGGACGATCGATCCGTCGGTAGCCGCGACTCGCGGCGCAACTGA
- a CDS encoding SCO6745 family protein translates to MTPTATESLSRLAYETLEPFHILAYFNPGLRSAQEDTGLDGHAFYVGARGAPLGPCAAPVVSAAFYNFNPDLVAKSWQAAVDVGLDRVHERRHAMLDDSLRQILGDSADDALLDELAAEYARLAANLPLGGRPLAAAWASAPIPDTPRLRLWQAIAVLREWRGDNHIAALVLHGLNGFDAAVFHEAQLPDPSVRRRVMGKRVVLLTRGYAEQDWEDSIDRLVEAGLAERSDDGHRLTAQGAAVYDDIEATTDAAGESLWAGSSELLGRTRPIVKAVLDAGVLPGTRHK, encoded by the coding sequence ATGACGCCCACAGCGACGGAGTCGCTCTCCCGCCTCGCCTACGAAACCCTCGAACCCTTCCACATACTCGCGTACTTCAACCCGGGACTCCGCTCCGCACAAGAGGACACCGGTCTCGACGGCCACGCCTTCTATGTGGGCGCACGCGGAGCTCCCCTCGGCCCCTGCGCCGCCCCGGTCGTCTCCGCCGCGTTCTACAACTTCAACCCCGACCTGGTCGCCAAGTCGTGGCAGGCTGCGGTCGACGTCGGCCTCGACCGTGTCCACGAACGCCGCCACGCGATGCTCGACGATTCCTTGCGGCAGATCCTCGGCGACTCCGCTGATGACGCCCTTCTCGACGAACTCGCCGCCGAGTACGCCCGCCTCGCCGCGAACCTACCGCTCGGCGGCCGCCCCCTCGCCGCGGCGTGGGCGTCGGCGCCGATCCCGGACACACCGCGTCTGAGGTTGTGGCAGGCGATCGCCGTACTGCGGGAGTGGCGGGGCGACAACCACATCGCCGCCCTCGTCCTCCACGGCCTCAACGGCTTCGACGCCGCGGTCTTCCACGAGGCGCAGCTGCCCGATCCGTCGGTGAGGCGCCGGGTGATGGGCAAGCGCGTCGTGCTCCTCACCCGCGGCTACGCCGAACAGGACTGGGAGGACAGCATCGACCGGCTGGTGGAGGCGGGCCTGGCCGAACGGTCCGACGACGGCCATCGACTCACGGCGCAGGGCGCCGCGGTCTACGACGACATCGAGGCCACCACCGACGCCGCGGGTGAGTCGTTGTGGGCGGGCAGCTCCGAGTTGCTCGGACGAACCCGTCCGATCGTCAAGGCCGTGCTCGATGCCGGCGTCCTGCCCGGAACGAGGCACAAGTGA